Proteins encoded within one genomic window of Neodiprion fabricii isolate iyNeoFabr1 chromosome 6, iyNeoFabr1.1, whole genome shotgun sequence:
- the LOC124185356 gene encoding uncharacterized protein LOC124185356 isoform X1 yields MSSQCNHFVQNAWKKELCSNCFKPREEHSETVENNARFKGITVTTKTMNVEAMPQGILKGKTSSRGKKQVAFPDSFTEVIGYGGDDFSDSEEFEMSESSLGLEDDLPDGEEERALCNLTRANTSFNTVTANLSSSGTPDAKKSFASLMLGKPRKDSDGKKKTLLVSVTPFGAGDAIVPTAKRPAERKAANFSTSRHIGEIADAKSEVTLKSVNSIAEDKIVRDRNEKEATTVQLEKNGSALEKIVDMPLITSSNLISVIQKSDSLQTVEGSTIAGRTVSSDQAFQKSGFVAKPSADRKTGITRTPAIKKQKDADKPVKLATQGSYKQTLNSKNEYIARTSAARENESHARIEDRDGEPEPKKTWGKDVNTMEVQAADEEAGENKPDEAEAQGSFGPKVSRELAGEPDGRADEEVVEPPALPRSPPPIEPRNSSFLHSVDVNKKSKPTVPQKPSFLPPKAPSAFRNSSCEASRPGARSFTLRGTQDQQSVGEEEEPTALIPGRGEDTEDETGRPTLADVDGDAVRSSNKRRMAPKPPPPTYAPTFDEAGSSLFARNPGAANLKSDSPVVREKEKRERASSCSPKFRKDATEEVADTQPSEQSGSSVIDADARRMISLSQDSLANNADKIEEKKKARSRFSLKKFLRMGSKKDQVDGTPGFPPRLDDPPTSPQPTAKPRLEIIHPLELDGAAVEVVSRERLPRISKDQRTDESGGETDQTQHLSSLSTSPTHHHPFARPGKPPPPPRNQSLDDWARLDPANKPARPPPPRTEIKSPSKSWHPPNPTTSPDSIYANLAAEDVPGEVRSALAPSKPQRTASMRDQAICQPPVKKRPAAMPPNHGDYEPLAGPRSSTTESSNLSNDNHAYECLSSSPECDSSLDLRHGAASREGAFQVNGKRKSDSSALDPGTDFAYHNQPFTRSTSLPYCGSETESELYSPYSFCTGDEGPEDDQDWKNGKECESKVGRLRQRRGRSIVHRSLEDNYGAVIVANHEALAQVLEQLNQTSGIPPALRGLKTASLRLSDFVLDQNSSLPLGRRVFYSASWNGNSVTICVALDLTLHVSRKEFNLVPIIEFTDTIPEFVAKKIVNHGWNGNVEATISVLPHLQVTTIDSFAGSVKDTGDEGFVREASFVLLQLVNAFKNLQARGVEEAPINLSNAVLCREAKDACYRLYLLQSLSSDTNGEWEQGKASLCKCVLRALRELRLSKRLPLVQELLERERTASLSQVKSVLEFSLWGPADVTLGGPRDREMTLQRWLDLERATVLHALVKARAQLAVTDEYHLLFLVRTSAKIMCEASMLLDAQLRK; encoded by the exons ATGTCGTCGCAGTGTAACCACTTCGTGCAGAATGCCTGGAAGAAGGAGCTCTGCTCGAATTGCTTCAAACCCCGTGAGGAGCATTCAGAAACCGTCGAGAACAACGCCAGGTTCAAAGGAATAACGGTGACGACGAAGACGATGAACGTCGAGGCGATGCCGCAG GGGATCCTCAAGGGAAAGACTTCTTCCAGGGGGAAGAAGCAAGTCGCGTTTCCCGATTCGTTTACGGAGGTGATCGGGTACGGCGGTGACGATTTCTCGGACTCGGAGGAGTTCGAGATGAGCGAGTCTTCGCTGGGCTTGGAAGACGACCTTCCCGACGGCGAGGAGGAGCGAGCACTCTGCAACCTGACAAGGGCCAACACGAGCTTCAACACGGTCACCGCGAATCTATCCTCGAGCGGTACTCCAGACGCCAAGAAGTCTTTCGCCTCGTTGATGCTGGGCAAACCGCGTAAGGACTCGGACGGCAAAAAGAAGACCCTGCTCGTCTCGGTGACGCCCTTTGGCGCCGGGGACGCGATTGTACCGACGGCGAAACGGCCCGCCGAACGTAAAGCTGCCAACTTCTCGACGAGCAGACATATCGGCGAGATCGCCGATGCCAAGTCGGAGGTCACCCTGAAGTCGGTGAACAGCATAGCCGAGGACAAGATCGTCCGGGATAGAAACGAGAAGGAGGCGACGACCGTTCAGCTCGAGAAGAACGGCTCCGCCCTCGAGAAGATCGTCGACATGCCTCTGATCACGTCGAGCAATCTTATTTCCGTTATACAGAAGAGTGACTCGCTCCAGACCGTCGAGGGCTCGACGATTGCCGGGAGAACGGTGAGCAGCGATCAGGCCTTCCAGAAGTCGGGCTTCGTCGCCAAGCCAAGCGCCGATCGGAAGACCGGCATCACGAGGACCCCCGCTATAAAGAAGCAGAAGGACGCCGACAAGCCGGTCAAGCTCGCGACCCAGGGTAGCTACAAGCAGACCCTGAACTCGAAGAACGAGTACATCGCGAGGACGAGTGCGGCGAGGGAGAACGAGAGCCACGCGAGGATCGAGGATCGGGATGGTGAACCGGAGCCGAAGAAGACCTGGGGGAAGGACGTGAACACGATGGAGGTACAGGCCGCGGATGAGGAGGCTGGTGAGAACAAACCGGACGAAGCCGAGGCCCAGGGATCCTTCGGGCCGAAGGTCAGCAGGGAGCTGGCCGGAGAACCGGACGGCAGAGCCGACGAGGAAGTCGTCGAACCACCAGCCTTGCCGCGGAGCCCGCCGCCGATCGAGCCGCGGAATTCGTCGTTCCTCCACAGCGTCGACGTGAATAAGAAGTCGAAGCCCACGGTTCCCCAGAAGCCGTCTTTTCTGCCGCCGAAGGCACCGTCCGCGTTCAGGAACAGTTCTTGCGAAGCTTCGCGACCGGGGGCCAGAAGTTTTACCCTCAGGGGAACGCAGGATCAGCAAAGTGTAGGCGAAGAGGAAGAGCCGACGGCGTTGATCCCGGGAAGGGGGGAGGACACCGAGGATGAAACGGGCCGCCCGACGCTCGCCGACGTTGACGGTGATGCCGTAAGGTCGTCGAACAAACGACGGATGGCCCCGAAACCACCGCCGCCGACTTACGCACCGACGTTCGACGAAGCCGGAAGTTCGCTTTTCGCGCGTAATCCAGGCGCGGCTAATCTAAAGTCCGACTCGCCGGTCGTCAGGGAAAAGGAGAAGCGGGAGAGGGCCTCTTCGTGCAGTCCGAAATTCCGCAAGGACGCCACCGAGGAAGTCGCGGACACGCAGCCGAGCGAACAGTCGGGCTCGTCGGTCATTGACGCGGACGCTCGCAGGATGATATCCTTGTCTCAGGACAGCTTAGCCAATAACGCCGATAAAAtcgaggagaagaagaaggctCGGTCACGGTTCTCTCTCAAGAAGTTTCTCAGGATGGGCTCGAAGAAGGACCAGGTCGACGGAACCCCCGGCTTCCCGCCGAGACTCGACGATCCCCCAACTTCGCCTCAGCCAACGGCCAAACCTCGACTCGAAATCATACATCCTCTGGAGCTCGACGGCGCCGCCGTTGAGGTTGTCAGTAGGGAACGCCTTCCCAGGATCAGCAAGGACCAGAGAACCGACGAATCCGGCGGCGAGACCGACCAGACCCAGCACCTCTCGTCGCTCTCTACCAGCCCCACTCATCATCATCCCTTTG CGAGACCCGGGAAGCCGCCGCCACCTCCCAGGAATCAGTCCCTCGACGATTGGGCCCGATTGGACCCGGCGAACAAGCCGGCACGGCCGCCACCACCGCGAACCGAGATCAAATCACCGAGTAAATCGTGGCACCCACCGAATCCTACGACGAGCCCCGACTCGATCTACGCGAATCTGG CAGCGGAGGATGTTCCAGGTGAAGTACGGAGCGCCCTCGCCCCCTCAAAGCCTCAGAGGACGGCCAGCATGAGGGACCAGGCGATCTGCCAGCCCCCGGTGAAGAAGCGTCCCGCCGCGATGCCTCCGAACCACGGGGACTACGAGCCTCTCGCCGGCCCTCGATCATCCACGACGGAGTCATCG AATCTGTCAAACGACAACCACGCGTACGAGTGCCTCTCCAGTTCTCCGGAGTGCGATTCGTCCCTCGATCTTCGACACGGAGCGGCGAGTCGTGAGGGAGCTTTTCAGGTGAACGGGAAGAGGAAGTCGGACAGCAGTGCTCTCGATCCTGGAACCGACTTCGCCTACCACAATCAGCCATTCACCAGATCGACGTCGCTGCCGTACTGCGGAAGCGAGACAGAGAGCGAGCTTTATTCGCCGTACAGCTTTTGCACCGGGGACGAG GGCCCGGAGGACGACCAGGACTGGAAGAACGGTAAGGAATGCGAGTCCAAGGTCGGAAGGCTGAGACAGCGGCGGGGAAGGAGCATCGTTCATCGAAGTCTCGAGGACAACTACGGAGCCGTCATTGTTGCGAACCACGAAGCTCTGGCTCAGGTGTTGGAGCAG CTGAATCAAACATCCGGAATCCCACCCGCGTTAAGAGGTCTGAAAACGGCGAGTCTGCGGCTGTCGGATTTCGTCCTGGATCAGAATTCGTCGCTGCCGTTAGGAAGGAGGGTGTTTTACTCGGCTTCGTGGAACGGCAACTCGGTTACGATTTGCGTAGCGCTTGATCTGACGCTGCACGTATCGCGGAAGGAGTTCAATCTCGTACCGATAATCGAGTTCACCGACACGATACCGGAATTTGTTGCCAAGAAAATAGTAAATCACGGCTGGAACGGCAACGTCGAGG CCACGATCTCGGTGCTGCCCCATCTTCAGGTCACAACGATCGACTCCTTCGCCGGATCCGTGAAAGACACGGGTGACGAAGGATTCGTGAGAGAGGCGTCCTTCGTCCTTTTGCAGCTGGTGAACGCCTTCAAGAATCTGCAAGCTCGGGGGGTGGAGGAGGCACCGATAAACTTGAGTAACGCCGTCCTCTGTCGAGAAGCCAAGGACGCTTGCTACAGACTCTACCTCCTTCAAAG CCTAAGCTCGGACACCAATGGGGAATGGGAACAGGGGAAGGCCTCCTTGTGCAAGTGCGTTCTTCGGGCTCTTCGGGAGCTGAGGCTTTCCAAGAGGCTGCCATTGGTTCAGGAGTTGTTGGAGCGGGAGAGAACCGCCAGTTTGTCTCAG GTGAAATCCGTCCTCGAGTTCTCCCTCTGGGGTCCTGCCGACGTGACTCTCGGAGGGCCGAGAGACCGCGAAATGACGTTGCAAAGGTGGCTCGACCTCGAACGAGCGACGGTGCTTCACGCCCTGGTCAAGGCGAGGGCACAGTTGGCCGTCACCGACGAGTATCACCTATTATTCCTCGTTCGCACTAGCGCAAAGATCATGTGCGAGGCCTCGATGCTTTTGGATGCCCAGCTGCGGAAATAA
- the LOC124185356 gene encoding uncharacterized protein LOC124185356 isoform X2 — MSSQCNHFVQNAWKKELCSNCFKPREEHSETVENNARFKGITVTTKTMNVEAMPQGILKGKTSSRGKKQVAFPDSFTEVIGYGGDDFSDSEEFEMSESSLGLEDDLPDGEEERALCNLTRANTSFNTVTANLSSSGTPDAKKSFASLMLGKPRKDSDGKKKTLLVSVTPFGAGDAIVPTAKRPAERKAANFSTSRHIGEIADAKSEVTLKSVNSIAEDKIVRDRNEKEATTVQLEKNGSALEKIVDMPLITSSNLISVIQKSDSLQTVEGSTIAGRTVSSDQAFQKSGFVAKPSADRKTGITRTPAIKKQKDADKPVKLATQGSYKQTLNSKNEYIARTSAARENESHARIEDRDGEPEPKKTWGKDVNTMEVQAADEEAGENKPDEAEAQGSFGPKVSRELAGEPDGRADEEVVEPPALPRSPPPIEPRNSSFLHSVDVNKKSKPTVPQKPSFLPPKAPSAFRNSSCEASRPGARSFTLRGTQDQQSVGEEEEPTALIPGRGEDTEDETGRPTLADVDGDAVRSSNKRRMAPKPPPPTYAPTFDEAGSSLFARNPGAANLKSDSPVVREKEKRERASSCSPKFRKDATEEVADTQPSEQSGSSVIDADARRMISLSQDSLANNADKIEEKKKARSRFSLKKFLRMGSKKDQVDGTPGFPPRLDDPPTSPQPTAKPRLEIIHPLELDGAAVEVVSRERLPRISKDQRTDESGGETDQTQHLSSLSTSPTHHHPFARPGKPPPPPRNQSLDDWARLDPANKPARPPPPRTEIKSPSKSWHPPNPTTSPDSIYANLGEVRSALAPSKPQRTASMRDQAICQPPVKKRPAAMPPNHGDYEPLAGPRSSTTESSNLSNDNHAYECLSSSPECDSSLDLRHGAASREGAFQVNGKRKSDSSALDPGTDFAYHNQPFTRSTSLPYCGSETESELYSPYSFCTGDEGPEDDQDWKNGKECESKVGRLRQRRGRSIVHRSLEDNYGAVIVANHEALAQVLEQLNQTSGIPPALRGLKTASLRLSDFVLDQNSSLPLGRRVFYSASWNGNSVTICVALDLTLHVSRKEFNLVPIIEFTDTIPEFVAKKIVNHGWNGNVEATISVLPHLQVTTIDSFAGSVKDTGDEGFVREASFVLLQLVNAFKNLQARGVEEAPINLSNAVLCREAKDACYRLYLLQSLSSDTNGEWEQGKASLCKCVLRALRELRLSKRLPLVQELLERERTASLSQVKSVLEFSLWGPADVTLGGPRDREMTLQRWLDLERATVLHALVKARAQLAVTDEYHLLFLVRTSAKIMCEASMLLDAQLRK, encoded by the exons ATGTCGTCGCAGTGTAACCACTTCGTGCAGAATGCCTGGAAGAAGGAGCTCTGCTCGAATTGCTTCAAACCCCGTGAGGAGCATTCAGAAACCGTCGAGAACAACGCCAGGTTCAAAGGAATAACGGTGACGACGAAGACGATGAACGTCGAGGCGATGCCGCAG GGGATCCTCAAGGGAAAGACTTCTTCCAGGGGGAAGAAGCAAGTCGCGTTTCCCGATTCGTTTACGGAGGTGATCGGGTACGGCGGTGACGATTTCTCGGACTCGGAGGAGTTCGAGATGAGCGAGTCTTCGCTGGGCTTGGAAGACGACCTTCCCGACGGCGAGGAGGAGCGAGCACTCTGCAACCTGACAAGGGCCAACACGAGCTTCAACACGGTCACCGCGAATCTATCCTCGAGCGGTACTCCAGACGCCAAGAAGTCTTTCGCCTCGTTGATGCTGGGCAAACCGCGTAAGGACTCGGACGGCAAAAAGAAGACCCTGCTCGTCTCGGTGACGCCCTTTGGCGCCGGGGACGCGATTGTACCGACGGCGAAACGGCCCGCCGAACGTAAAGCTGCCAACTTCTCGACGAGCAGACATATCGGCGAGATCGCCGATGCCAAGTCGGAGGTCACCCTGAAGTCGGTGAACAGCATAGCCGAGGACAAGATCGTCCGGGATAGAAACGAGAAGGAGGCGACGACCGTTCAGCTCGAGAAGAACGGCTCCGCCCTCGAGAAGATCGTCGACATGCCTCTGATCACGTCGAGCAATCTTATTTCCGTTATACAGAAGAGTGACTCGCTCCAGACCGTCGAGGGCTCGACGATTGCCGGGAGAACGGTGAGCAGCGATCAGGCCTTCCAGAAGTCGGGCTTCGTCGCCAAGCCAAGCGCCGATCGGAAGACCGGCATCACGAGGACCCCCGCTATAAAGAAGCAGAAGGACGCCGACAAGCCGGTCAAGCTCGCGACCCAGGGTAGCTACAAGCAGACCCTGAACTCGAAGAACGAGTACATCGCGAGGACGAGTGCGGCGAGGGAGAACGAGAGCCACGCGAGGATCGAGGATCGGGATGGTGAACCGGAGCCGAAGAAGACCTGGGGGAAGGACGTGAACACGATGGAGGTACAGGCCGCGGATGAGGAGGCTGGTGAGAACAAACCGGACGAAGCCGAGGCCCAGGGATCCTTCGGGCCGAAGGTCAGCAGGGAGCTGGCCGGAGAACCGGACGGCAGAGCCGACGAGGAAGTCGTCGAACCACCAGCCTTGCCGCGGAGCCCGCCGCCGATCGAGCCGCGGAATTCGTCGTTCCTCCACAGCGTCGACGTGAATAAGAAGTCGAAGCCCACGGTTCCCCAGAAGCCGTCTTTTCTGCCGCCGAAGGCACCGTCCGCGTTCAGGAACAGTTCTTGCGAAGCTTCGCGACCGGGGGCCAGAAGTTTTACCCTCAGGGGAACGCAGGATCAGCAAAGTGTAGGCGAAGAGGAAGAGCCGACGGCGTTGATCCCGGGAAGGGGGGAGGACACCGAGGATGAAACGGGCCGCCCGACGCTCGCCGACGTTGACGGTGATGCCGTAAGGTCGTCGAACAAACGACGGATGGCCCCGAAACCACCGCCGCCGACTTACGCACCGACGTTCGACGAAGCCGGAAGTTCGCTTTTCGCGCGTAATCCAGGCGCGGCTAATCTAAAGTCCGACTCGCCGGTCGTCAGGGAAAAGGAGAAGCGGGAGAGGGCCTCTTCGTGCAGTCCGAAATTCCGCAAGGACGCCACCGAGGAAGTCGCGGACACGCAGCCGAGCGAACAGTCGGGCTCGTCGGTCATTGACGCGGACGCTCGCAGGATGATATCCTTGTCTCAGGACAGCTTAGCCAATAACGCCGATAAAAtcgaggagaagaagaaggctCGGTCACGGTTCTCTCTCAAGAAGTTTCTCAGGATGGGCTCGAAGAAGGACCAGGTCGACGGAACCCCCGGCTTCCCGCCGAGACTCGACGATCCCCCAACTTCGCCTCAGCCAACGGCCAAACCTCGACTCGAAATCATACATCCTCTGGAGCTCGACGGCGCCGCCGTTGAGGTTGTCAGTAGGGAACGCCTTCCCAGGATCAGCAAGGACCAGAGAACCGACGAATCCGGCGGCGAGACCGACCAGACCCAGCACCTCTCGTCGCTCTCTACCAGCCCCACTCATCATCATCCCTTTG CGAGACCCGGGAAGCCGCCGCCACCTCCCAGGAATCAGTCCCTCGACGATTGGGCCCGATTGGACCCGGCGAACAAGCCGGCACGGCCGCCACCACCGCGAACCGAGATCAAATCACCGAGTAAATCGTGGCACCCACCGAATCCTACGACGAGCCCCGACTCGATCTACGCGAATCTGG GTGAAGTACGGAGCGCCCTCGCCCCCTCAAAGCCTCAGAGGACGGCCAGCATGAGGGACCAGGCGATCTGCCAGCCCCCGGTGAAGAAGCGTCCCGCCGCGATGCCTCCGAACCACGGGGACTACGAGCCTCTCGCCGGCCCTCGATCATCCACGACGGAGTCATCG AATCTGTCAAACGACAACCACGCGTACGAGTGCCTCTCCAGTTCTCCGGAGTGCGATTCGTCCCTCGATCTTCGACACGGAGCGGCGAGTCGTGAGGGAGCTTTTCAGGTGAACGGGAAGAGGAAGTCGGACAGCAGTGCTCTCGATCCTGGAACCGACTTCGCCTACCACAATCAGCCATTCACCAGATCGACGTCGCTGCCGTACTGCGGAAGCGAGACAGAGAGCGAGCTTTATTCGCCGTACAGCTTTTGCACCGGGGACGAG GGCCCGGAGGACGACCAGGACTGGAAGAACGGTAAGGAATGCGAGTCCAAGGTCGGAAGGCTGAGACAGCGGCGGGGAAGGAGCATCGTTCATCGAAGTCTCGAGGACAACTACGGAGCCGTCATTGTTGCGAACCACGAAGCTCTGGCTCAGGTGTTGGAGCAG CTGAATCAAACATCCGGAATCCCACCCGCGTTAAGAGGTCTGAAAACGGCGAGTCTGCGGCTGTCGGATTTCGTCCTGGATCAGAATTCGTCGCTGCCGTTAGGAAGGAGGGTGTTTTACTCGGCTTCGTGGAACGGCAACTCGGTTACGATTTGCGTAGCGCTTGATCTGACGCTGCACGTATCGCGGAAGGAGTTCAATCTCGTACCGATAATCGAGTTCACCGACACGATACCGGAATTTGTTGCCAAGAAAATAGTAAATCACGGCTGGAACGGCAACGTCGAGG CCACGATCTCGGTGCTGCCCCATCTTCAGGTCACAACGATCGACTCCTTCGCCGGATCCGTGAAAGACACGGGTGACGAAGGATTCGTGAGAGAGGCGTCCTTCGTCCTTTTGCAGCTGGTGAACGCCTTCAAGAATCTGCAAGCTCGGGGGGTGGAGGAGGCACCGATAAACTTGAGTAACGCCGTCCTCTGTCGAGAAGCCAAGGACGCTTGCTACAGACTCTACCTCCTTCAAAG CCTAAGCTCGGACACCAATGGGGAATGGGAACAGGGGAAGGCCTCCTTGTGCAAGTGCGTTCTTCGGGCTCTTCGGGAGCTGAGGCTTTCCAAGAGGCTGCCATTGGTTCAGGAGTTGTTGGAGCGGGAGAGAACCGCCAGTTTGTCTCAG GTGAAATCCGTCCTCGAGTTCTCCCTCTGGGGTCCTGCCGACGTGACTCTCGGAGGGCCGAGAGACCGCGAAATGACGTTGCAAAGGTGGCTCGACCTCGAACGAGCGACGGTGCTTCACGCCCTGGTCAAGGCGAGGGCACAGTTGGCCGTCACCGACGAGTATCACCTATTATTCCTCGTTCGCACTAGCGCAAAGATCATGTGCGAGGCCTCGATGCTTTTGGATGCCCAGCTGCGGAAATAA
- the LOC124185358 gene encoding calpain-A-like: protein MSGDSTNAPFEYCKKTSETLKPCKVYDCGTMFSNLHAQRHSLEGGFVGANVTTIFKLGEEGSGIKPRGPIQDYDQLKKECLASGKPFEDPLFPRTSTLSVPRAGYDNADIVYRGIEWIRAKDIPKDKPAEFVVDGTSRMDIAQGKLADCWFQAGLSALAMNPILWSKVVPKGQSFREGEYAGIFHFRFWYFGKWVDVVVDDYLPMLWNGSQSVYAHSTENNEFWCALLTKAYAKLYGDWGAVNWGACGEAMEDFTGGIVRVYSNDDENLFNNLLDGQEENALMACMRPRLNDHEPGYEAGLFEGHVYTVTKVYTNYVDGEDRVEWVRLRDPYGKYEWTGELSEGSREWKEVPEKLKKELEMVTKRDGEFWMPFKKFKSFFTIVEICYIIPKSLTNGSSREGKTDWEVKVFEGEWLHGVTDDELSLSDPVPQYRITVKPRDKESECTVVVAVMQKYQRIKRAENRKIGFEIYELKDPKNLPKSLSVRFFKRHTPVNKNWGFPRREICYSVQLKAGTYCIVPQIWHPQGKEEFLLRVYARNFADDKESEGENGTDVVDEAVPELGPVPDEDA, encoded by the exons ATGTCCGGTGACTCTACCAATGCTCCGTTCGAGTATTGTAAGAAGACTTCGGAAACGCTGAAGCC ATGCAAAGTCTATGACTGTGGGACAATGTTCAGTAACCTACATGCTCAGCGTCACTCTTTAGAAGGCGGATTCGTCGGCGCCAACGTGACCAcgattttcaaa CTAGGAGAAGAAGGTTCTGGCATCAAACCAAGAGGACCAATTCAAGATTATGATCAACTCAAGAAGGAATGCTTAGCTTCGGGAAAACCGTTCGAAGATCCATTATTTCCAAGAACGAGTACCCTAAGTGTTCCGAGAGCCGGTTATGACAACGCAGACATAGTTTATCGTGGCATCGAATGGATACGAGCCAAG GATATCCCTAAAGACAAGCCGGCTGAATTCGTCGTTGACGGAACATCGCGGATGGACATTGCGCAAGGGAAGTTGGCCGACTGTTGGTTCCAGGCGGGTCTGTCCGCTCTGGCAATGAACCCTATCTTATGGTCCAAAGTTGTTCCAAAGGGTCAGAGCTTTCGCGAAGGGGAATACGCCGGAATATTCCATTTCAG ATTCTGGTATTTTGGAAAATGGGTGGACGTCGTGGTTGACGACTACCTGCCAATGCTGTGGAATGGATCGCAATCAGTTTACGCACATTCGaccgaaaataatgaattctgGTGCGCGTTGCTTACGAAAGCTTACGCCAAGCTCTACGGTGACTGGGGTGCCGTCAACTGGGGAGCGTGTGGTGAAGCCATGGAAGATTTCACGGGTGGAATTGTTCGCGTTTACTCCAACGATGATGAAAACTTGTTCAACAACTTGCTGGATGGGCAGGAAGAAAATGCTCTCATGGCATGTATGCGG CCAAGACTCAACGATCACGAACCCGGCTATGAGGCAGGATTATTCGAAGGCCATGTGTACACTGTTACAAAGGTTTACACGAATTACGTCGATGGCGAAGATCGAGTCGAGTGGGTGAGACTGAGAGACCCGTACGGCAAATATGAATGGACCGGGGAGTTGAGTGAAGG TTCGCGTGAGTGGAAAGAAGTACccgaaaaattgaagaaagaaCTAGAGATGGTGACGAAACGCGACGGTGAATTTTGGATgccttttaaaaaattcaagagttTCTTTACGATCGTCGAAATTTGTTACATCATCCCAAAATCTTTGACAAACGGTTCTAGTCGCGAAGGAAAAACTGATTGGGAAGTTAAGGTGTTTGAAGGAGAATGGTTACACGGAGTGACGGATGATGAATTAT CGTTGTCCGATCCTGTACCGCAGTATCGCATTACGGTAAAACCAAGGGACAAGGAAAGCGAATGCACAGTGGTCGTAGCAGTGATGCAGAAATATCAGAGGATAAAACGTGCCGAAAATCGAAAGATTGGTTTTGAAATTTACGAG CTGAAGGATCccaaaaatttaccaaaatcACTGAGCgttagatttttcaaaaggCACACTCCGGTGAATAAAAACTGGGGATTTCCACGGCGCGAGATCTGTTACTCGGTGCAACTGAAAGCCGGTACTTACTGCATCGTTCCGCAAATTTGGCATCCTCaaggaaaagaagaatttttactTAGAGTCTACGCTCGCAATTTTGCCGACGACAA AGAATCCGAAGGGGAAAACGGTACCGATGTGGTGGATGAGGCG GTACCAGAGCTAGGACCCGTACCGGATGAAGACGCATAG